A part of Microbacterium atlanticum genomic DNA contains:
- the rsmD gene encoding 16S rRNA (guanine(966)-N(2))-methyltransferase RsmD produces MTRIIAGRAGSLALEVPDAGTRPTSDRVRESLFGSLESTGALSGAAVLDLYAGSGALGLEAVSRGAASADLVEKSARAAGVAQRNASRVARALGPDTAIRVHRASADAYLASAKRTFDLVFLDPPYDLGEAALAATLSLLAPLLSADADVIIERGSRSPEPALPAGLVAARSKRYGDTALWWAAPASRG; encoded by the coding sequence GTGACGCGCATCATCGCCGGCCGCGCGGGGTCCCTCGCGCTGGAGGTGCCCGACGCCGGCACCCGGCCCACCAGCGACCGCGTGCGCGAGTCGCTGTTCGGCTCGCTCGAGTCCACCGGAGCGCTGTCCGGCGCCGCCGTGCTCGACCTCTACGCGGGCTCGGGAGCGCTGGGCCTCGAGGCGGTCAGCCGGGGCGCGGCATCAGCGGATCTCGTCGAGAAGTCGGCGCGCGCGGCAGGGGTCGCCCAGCGCAATGCCAGCCGGGTGGCCAGGGCGCTCGGGCCGGATACCGCGATCCGCGTGCACCGCGCGTCGGCCGATGCGTACCTCGCGTCGGCGAAGCGCACGTTCGACCTCGTGTTCCTCGACCCGCCGTACGACCTCGGCGAGGCCGCGCTGGCCGCGACGCTGAGTCTGCTGGCGCCGCTGCTCTCCGCGGACGCCGACGTCATCATCGAACGCGGCTCGCGCTCTCCGGAGCCCGCTCTCCCCGCGGGGCTGGTCGCCGCGCGCTCCAAGCGCTACGGCGACACCGCGCTGTGGTGGGCGGCCCCGGCGTCGCGCGGCTGA
- a CDS encoding ATP-dependent DNA helicase RecG — protein sequence MTSFALDSRLGGAIGGKTAAALERAFGMSTVGDLLVHYPRRYARRGELTQISSLPVGEAVTIVAEVKRVNERRMKNRNGTLLEVLISDGNGDLSLTFFNQAWRVKDLRPGRRGIFAGKVGEYRGAKQLAHPDYELFEDEAQARLTAEANANLPIPIYPATSTVASWQLQKIVELVLDGLGEVPDPLPDALRTRHGLLDARTAIQCIHRPESFAQIEPARATLRMQEAFVLQVALLQQRQFVRALSATKRPPGELLERFDAALPFPRTPDQVSVGDDIARDLQGEWPMNRLVQGEVGSGKTLVALRAMLQVAQSGGQSALIAPTEVLAAQHVRSIAKMLGPRLAPELMPTLLTGQLPAAERRRAALRAASGQARIVVGTHALLSESTTFADLGLVVVDEQHRFGVEQRESLRAKGSSPHALVLTATPIPRTVAMTVFGDLDVSTIRTMPAGRAGIETYTAPLAERPGWFGRVWERIAEEVAQGRQAFVVCAAIDAEALTKDDTADELPGDTTGETGRTRWGVVQVADLLSRHPSFEAIRVEILHGRMPSDDKDAVMQAFARGEVDVLVATTVVEVGVDVPNASTMAILEADRFGVSQLHQLRGRVGRGGVPGLCLLVTEAPLGTPARERVEAVAATLDGFALAEVDLELRGEGDVLGDAQSGARSSLRLLRVVKDADIIAEARIAAERVIAEDPALRSHAGLAAALERDVGRAERAALAKN from the coding sequence GTGACCTCCTTCGCGCTGGACTCGCGTCTGGGCGGCGCCATCGGCGGGAAGACCGCGGCGGCCCTCGAGCGCGCGTTCGGCATGTCGACGGTGGGCGACCTGCTCGTGCACTATCCACGGCGTTACGCACGTCGCGGCGAGCTCACGCAGATCTCGTCGCTCCCGGTGGGCGAGGCGGTGACGATCGTGGCCGAGGTCAAGCGGGTGAACGAGCGCCGCATGAAGAACCGCAACGGGACCCTCCTCGAGGTCCTCATCAGCGACGGCAACGGCGACCTCTCCCTCACGTTCTTCAATCAGGCCTGGCGGGTGAAGGACCTGCGGCCCGGTCGCCGCGGCATCTTCGCTGGCAAGGTCGGTGAGTACCGGGGCGCGAAGCAGCTCGCGCACCCCGACTACGAGCTGTTCGAGGACGAGGCGCAGGCGCGCCTCACCGCGGAGGCCAACGCGAACCTGCCGATCCCCATCTATCCGGCCACCAGCACCGTCGCCAGCTGGCAGCTGCAGAAGATCGTCGAGCTCGTGCTGGACGGCCTCGGCGAGGTGCCCGACCCGCTTCCCGACGCGCTGCGTACGCGGCACGGACTGCTCGATGCGCGGACCGCGATCCAGTGCATCCACCGCCCGGAGTCGTTCGCGCAGATCGAGCCGGCGCGGGCCACGCTGCGCATGCAGGAGGCGTTCGTCCTGCAGGTCGCCCTGCTGCAGCAGCGCCAGTTCGTCCGCGCGCTGTCGGCGACGAAACGGCCACCGGGCGAGCTGCTGGAACGCTTCGATGCGGCCTTGCCCTTCCCGCGCACGCCGGATCAGGTGAGCGTCGGCGACGACATCGCGCGCGACCTGCAGGGCGAGTGGCCGATGAACCGCCTCGTGCAGGGCGAGGTCGGCTCCGGCAAGACGCTCGTCGCCCTCCGTGCCATGCTCCAGGTCGCCCAGAGCGGCGGACAGTCCGCGCTCATCGCTCCGACCGAGGTGCTGGCGGCACAGCACGTGCGCTCGATCGCGAAGATGCTCGGCCCACGGCTGGCTCCCGAGCTCATGCCGACGCTGCTCACCGGGCAGCTCCCGGCCGCCGAGCGGCGCCGGGCGGCCCTGCGTGCGGCGTCCGGGCAGGCCCGCATCGTCGTCGGGACCCATGCCCTGCTGAGCGAGAGCACCACGTTCGCCGACCTCGGGCTGGTGGTGGTGGACGAGCAGCATCGCTTCGGCGTCGAGCAGCGCGAGTCGCTGCGGGCGAAGGGCTCATCGCCGCACGCCCTGGTGCTCACGGCCACCCCGATCCCCCGCACCGTCGCCATGACCGTGTTCGGCGACCTCGACGTGTCGACGATCCGCACCATGCCCGCCGGTCGCGCCGGGATCGAGACCTACACCGCCCCGCTCGCGGAGCGTCCCGGGTGGTTCGGGCGGGTGTGGGAGCGCATCGCCGAGGAGGTGGCGCAGGGGCGCCAGGCGTTCGTGGTGTGCGCGGCGATCGACGCCGAGGCCCTCACCAAGGACGACACCGCGGACGAGCTGCCCGGCGACACCACAGGAGAGACGGGCCGCACGCGGTGGGGCGTCGTGCAAGTGGCGGACCTGCTGTCGAGGCATCCGTCTTTCGAAGCGATCCGCGTCGAGATCCTGCACGGCAGGATGCCCTCGGACGACAAGGATGCCGTCATGCAGGCCTTCGCCCGGGGCGAGGTCGACGTGCTCGTCGCGACGACCGTCGTCGAGGTCGGCGTCGATGTGCCCAACGCCTCCACGATGGCGATCCTCGAGGCCGACCGGTTCGGCGTCTCTCAGCTCCACCAGCTGCGCGGCCGTGTCGGACGCGGGGGTGTCCCGGGGCTGTGCCTGCTCGTCACCGAGGCGCCGCTCGGCACGCCCGCCCGCGAGCGCGTCGAGGCCGTGGCCGCGACGCTCGACGGGTTCGCGCTGGCGGAGGTCGACCTCGAGCTGCGCGGCGAGGGTGACGTGCTGGGCGATGCGCAGTCCGGGGCGCGGTCGTCGCTGCGCCTGCTGCGCGTCGTGAAGGATGCCGACATCATCGCCGAAGCCCGCATCGCCGCCGAACGGGTCATCGCCGAGGATCCGGCGCTCCGCTCGCACGCAGGGCTGGCCGCGGCGCTCGAGCGTGATGTCGGTCGTGCCGAGCGTGCCGCGCTGGCGAAGAACTAG
- the thiL gene encoding thiamine-phosphate kinase — translation MHDDRSDPTVGELSEGAVLRRILDRLGASGAIVGPGDDAAVLAAADGRVVASVDTLVHGPDFRLAWTNGFDLGFKAAAVNLADIAAMGATPTALLVALAMPDATRLSFVTDLADGLRAACRELAPGCRVEGGDLTVSDTLTVAVTALGALAGRAPVRRSGARPGDVVAVAGGLGHAARGLRLLFERFTDAAGAPVPVDETVLTAGERDDLAAQLRPSPPIGLGPEAADGGATAMMDVSDGLVLDASRLAAASGVTIALESPLLGREAADALGGGEDHALLATFPAERQLPQGFRRIGSVLPHGRVAVLVDGRPHEGRAGWDPYRDWDAGTG, via the coding sequence GTGCATGACGACCGCAGCGATCCGACCGTGGGCGAGCTGAGCGAGGGTGCCGTCCTCCGCCGGATCCTCGACCGCCTCGGCGCATCCGGGGCGATCGTCGGACCCGGCGACGACGCGGCGGTGCTCGCCGCCGCCGACGGTCGGGTGGTGGCGTCTGTCGACACCCTGGTCCACGGGCCGGACTTCCGCCTCGCCTGGACGAACGGATTCGACCTCGGCTTCAAGGCGGCGGCCGTCAACCTCGCCGACATCGCCGCCATGGGCGCCACCCCCACCGCACTCCTGGTGGCGCTCGCGATGCCCGACGCCACGCGGCTGTCGTTCGTGACCGACCTGGCCGACGGCCTGCGCGCCGCGTGCCGTGAGCTCGCGCCGGGCTGCCGCGTCGAGGGCGGCGACCTCACGGTGTCCGACACGCTCACCGTCGCCGTCACCGCGCTCGGCGCCCTCGCCGGCCGCGCGCCGGTGCGCCGTTCGGGCGCGCGGCCGGGCGATGTGGTGGCGGTGGCGGGCGGCCTCGGGCACGCCGCGCGGGGTCTTCGCCTTCTGTTCGAGCGGTTCACGGATGCCGCGGGGGCACCGGTCCCCGTCGACGAGACGGTCCTCACCGCGGGCGAGCGCGATGACCTCGCCGCGCAGCTGCGTCCTTCGCCCCCGATCGGCCTCGGCCCGGAGGCGGCGGACGGCGGCGCGACAGCGATGATGGACGTGTCGGACGGGCTCGTGCTGGACGCGTCACGCCTGGCGGCGGCATCCGGCGTCACCATCGCGCTCGAATCCCCGCTGCTCGGTCGGGAGGCCGCAGACGCGCTGGGGGGAGGGGAAGACCATGCCCTGCTGGCGACGTTCCCGGCGGAGCGTCAGCTTCCGCAGGGTTTCCGTCGCATCGGGAGCGTCCTGCCGCACGGCCGGGTGGCGGTGCTGGTGGATGGTCGCCCGCACGAGGGTCGCGCAGGATGGGACCCGTACCGCGACTGGGACGCGGGAACCGGCTGA